A genome region from Camelus ferus isolate YT-003-E chromosome 25, BCGSAC_Cfer_1.0, whole genome shotgun sequence includes the following:
- the SCRIB gene encoding protein scribble homolog isoform X11, whose product MLKCIPLWRCNRHVESVDKRHCSLQAVPEEIYRYSRSLEELLLDANQLRELPKPFFRLLNLRKLGLSDNEIQRLPPEVANFMQLVELDVSRNDIPEIPESIKFCKALEIADFSGNPLSRLPEGFTQLRSLAHLALNDVSLQALPGDVGNLANLVTLELRENLLKSLPASLSFLVKLEQLDLGGNDLEVLPDTLGALPNLRELWLDRNQLSALPPELGNLRRLVCLDVSENRLEALPAELGGLVLLTDLLLSQNLLQRLPDGIGQLKQLSILKVDQNRLCEVTEAIGDCENLSELILTENLLTALPHSLGKLTKLTNLNVDRNRLEVLPPEIGGCVALSVLSLRDNRLAVLPPELARTAELHVLDVAGNRLQSLPFALTHLNLKALWLAENQAQPMLRFQTEDDAQTGEKVLTCYLLPQQPPPSLEDPGQRSSPSESWSDAPLSRVSVIQFLEAPAGDEDAEEAATEKRGLQRRATPHPSELKVMKRGVERRNEAASCSPDPGPPSPSPPPSEEEKRLSAESGLSVESHLSASTASQGEPEGLLAEVEGLSQQESLPAAQEEVTEETYEEPTVRFAEDTLLLPPEDGESEEGQLEAPWPLPGGRQRLIRKDTPHYKKHFKVSKLPQPEAVAALLQGTRPGCEGPGVPGGWHNGPHTPWAPRAEEEDDDEEDEAAEEEAATAAEEEEEEKEEEAVASAPSVKGVSFDQANNLLIEPARIEEEELTLTIVRQTGGLGISIAGGRGSTPYKGDDEGIFISRVSEEGPAARAGVRVGDKLLEVNGVALQDAEHQQAVEALRGAGTTVHMRLWRERMVEPENAVTITPLRPEDDYSPRERWGGGLRLPLPQPQPPRPLRQRHVACLVRSEKGLGFSIAGGKGSTPYRAGDGGIFISRIAEGGAAHRAGTLQVGDRVLSINGVDVTEARHDHAVSLLTAASPTIALLLEREAGGPLPPSPPPHSPLPPTAAATPGVAATPGEPGPLRLAPTLLAAALEGPYPVEEVCLPRAGGPLGLSIVGGSDHSSHPFGVQEPGVFISKVLPRGLAARSGLRVGDRILAVNGQDVREATHQEAVSALLRPCLELVLLVRRDPPPPGMRELCIQKAPGEKLGISIRGGAKGHAGNPCDPTDEGIFISKVSPGIIANPFAAGMGRRNSLESISSIDRELSPEGPGKEKELPGQMPPWGPEAGGRSPESLKLDCRAVAATPSTSSVQRVTSGATGGKMTEAPCSPGHQQTKPGVIQPVAQAWPRGSPAPRGRGDPQPSPSPPSPDELPASVKQAYRTFAAVPGLHPPQDAPAQLPTPGPSASPEQLSFRERQKYFELEVRVPQVEGPPKRVSLVGADDLRKMQEEEARKLQQKRAQMLREVVAAADAGLAPDGEAPDDEEPEEEPSWAGQGPAAGLGPSSPPLQGGCAPVRTAKAERRHQERLRVQSPELPVPERALSPAERRALEAEKRALWRAARMKSLEQDALRAQMVLSKSQEGRSKRGPLERLAEAPSPAPTPSPTPLEDLSPQTGTSPGRLALSGRKFDYRAFAALPSSRPVYDMQSPDFAEELRSLEPSPSPGLLEEDGEVAMVLLGRPSPGAIGPEEVTLCSSRRAIRPGRRGLGPVPS is encoded by the exons ATGCTCAAGTGCATCCCGCTGTGGCGCTGCAACCGGCACGTGGAGTCGGTGGACAAGCGGCACTGCTCGCTGCAGGCCGTGCCCGAGGAGATCTATCGCTACAGCCGCAGCCTGGAGGAGCTACTCCTCGACGCCAACCAGCTGCGCGAGCTGCCCAAG ccCTTCTTTCGGTTGCTAAACCTGAGGAAGCTGGGTCTGAGTGACAACGAGATCCAGCGCCTGCCCCCAGAGGTGGCCAACTTCATGCAGCTGGTGGAGCTGGATGTGTCCCGGAATG ACATCCCTGAGATCCCTGAGAGCATTAAGTTCTGCAAAGCCCTGGAGATTGCAGACTTCAGTGGGAACCCCTTGTCCAG GCTCCCTGAAGGCTTCACTCAGCTCCGAAGCCTGGCTCATCTGGCCCTGAACGATGTATCCCTGCAGGCGCTGCCTGGAGACGTGGGCAA CCTTGCCAACCTGGTGACCCTGGAGCTCCGGGAGAACTTGCTCAAGTCCTTGCCTGC GTCCCTGTCTTTCCTGGTCAAGCTGGAACAGCTGGATCTGGGAGGCAACGATCTGGAAGTGCTG CCTGACACTTTGGGGGCCCTGCCCAACCTGCGTGAGCTGTGGCTGGACCGGAACCAGCTGTCGGCACTGCCTCCG GAGCTCGGGAACCTGCGGCGCCTGGTGTGCCTGGATGTGTCGGAGAACCGGCTGGAGGCACTGCCTGCAGAGCTCGGCGGGCTGGTGCTGCTCACTGACCTGCTGCTTTCACAGAACTTGCTGCAGCGGCTTCCTGACGGCATCG GTCAGCTGAAGCAGCTGTCCATCCTGAAGGTGGACCAGAACCGTCTGTGCGAGGTGACCGAGGCCATCGGGGACTGTGAGAACCTGTCTGAGCTGATCCTCACGGAGAACCTGCTGACG GCTCTGCCCCACTCCTTGGGGAAGCTGACCAAGCTGACCAACCTCAACGTGGACCGGAACCGCCTGGAGGTGCTGCCCCCTGAGATTGGAGGCTGTGTGGCACTCAGTGTCCTCTCCCTGAGGGACAACCGGCTGGCTGTCCTGCCGCCCGAGCTCGCCCGCACGGCCGAGCTGCACGTGCTGGACGTGGCCGGGAACCG GCTGCAGAGTCTGCCGTTCGCGCTCACGCACCTCAACCTGAAGGCCCTGTGGCTGGCTGAGAATCAGGCGCAGCCCATGCTCCGCTTCCAGACTGAGGATGATGCCCAGACGGGCGAGAAGGTGCTCACCTGCTATCTGCTGCCCCAGCAGCCCCCGCCCAGCCTTG AGGACCCGGGGCAGCGGAGCAGCCCTTCAGAGAGCTGGAGTGATGCCCCGCTCAGCCGCGTCAGTGTCATCCAGTTCCTGGAAGCTCCTGCAGGCGACGAGGATGCCGAGGAAGCCGCCACAGAGAAACGG GGGCTGCAGCGTCGGGCTACGCCTCACCCCAGTGAGCTCAAGGTGATGAAGAGGGGTGTGGAGCGTCGGAACGAAGCCGCCTCCTGCAGTCCTGACCCCGGGCCGCCCTCGCCCTCACCCCCGCCCTCAGAGGAG GAGAAGAGGCTGAGCGCCGAGTCTGGCCTGAGTGTGGAGTCGCACCTGTCTGCCAGCACAGCCTCCCAGGGTGAGCCTGAGGGCCTTCTGGCCGAGGTGGAGGGGCTGAGCCAGCAGGAGTCTCTGCCAGCCGCCCAGGAGGAGGTCACAGAGGAGACCTACGAGGAG CCCACAGTGCGCTTTGCAGAAGACACGCTGCTGCTGCCCCCGGAGGATGGTGAGAGTgaggaggggcagctggaggCCCCCTGGCCCCTGCCGGGCGGGAGACAGCGGCTCATCCGGAAGGACACGCCCCACTACAAGAAGCACTTCAAGGTCTCGAAGCTGCCCCAGCCTGAGGCAGTTGCGGCCCTGCTGCAGGGGACACGGCCCGGCTGTGAGGGCCCGGGAGTGCCTGGGGGCTGGCACAACGGGCCACACACGCCCTGGGCCCCTCGCGCAGAGGAGGAGGATGACGACGAGGAAGATGAAGCTGCGGAGGAAGAGGCAGCGACAGCAgccgaggaggaggaagaggagaaggaggaggaggccgtGGCCTCTGCACCCTCTGTCAAG GGGGTGTCGTTTGACCAGGCCAATAACCTGCTGATAGAGCCCGCTCGCATTGAGGAGGAAGAG CTGACCCTCACCATTGTGCGGCAGACAGGGGGCTTGGGTATCAGCATCGCAGGCGGCAGGGGCTCCACCCCCTACAAGGGAGACGACGAG GGTATATTCATCTCTCGGGTGTCTGAGGAGGGCCCTGCGGCGCGGGCTGGGGTCCGAGTAGGCGACAAGCTCCTCGAG GTGAATGGCGTGGCCTTGCAGGACGCTGAGCACCAGCAGGCCGTGGAGGCTCTGCGTGGGGCAGGTACCACTGTGCACATGCGGCTGTGGCGGGAGCGCATGGTGGAGCCTGAGAACGCGGTTACCATCACGCCTCTGCGGCCTGAGGATGACTACAGCCCCCGGGAGCGGTGGGGAGGCGGCCTgcgcctgcccctgccccagccccagccccccaggccccTCCGCCAGCGCCACGTGGCCTGCCTGGTGCGCAGCGAGAAGGGCTTGGGCTTCAGCATCGCTGGAGGGAAAGGCTCCACACCCTACCGTGCCGGCGACGGG GGCATCTTCATCTCACGAATTGCTGAGGGGGGCGCCGCCCACCGAGCGGGCACCCTGCAAGTTGGCGACCGCGTCCTTTCT ATCAACGGGGTGGACGTGACGGAGGCCAGGCACGACCACGCCGTCTCCCTGCTGACTGCCGCCTCCCCCACCATCGCTCTGCTGCTGGAACGGGAGGCCggggggcccctccctcccagccccccgcCACattcccccctgccccccactgccGCTGCCACTCCTGGGGTCGCTGCCACCCCTGGGGAGCCTGGGCCTCTGAGGCTGGCCCCTACTCTGTTGGCTGCTGCCCTGGAGGGGCCGTACCCAGTGGAG GAGGTCTGTCTCCCGAGAGCCGGGGGCCCCCTGGGGCTCAGCATCGTCGGGGGCTCTGACCACTCCAGCCACCCATTTGGCGTCCAGGAGCCTGGTGTGTTCATCTCCAAG GTGCTCCCGCGGGGCCTGGCTGCACGCAGTGGCCTGCGGGTCGGGGACCGCATCCTGGCAGTGAACGGGCAGGATGTGCGGGAGGCCACACACCAGGAAGCTGTCAGTGCCCTGCTCCGGCCCTGTCTGGAGCTGGTCCTGCTTGTGCGGAGGGACCCGCCCCCCCCGGGCATGCGGGAGCTCTGTATCCAGAAGGCCCCTGGGGAGAAACTGGGCATCAGCATCCGTGGGGGCGCCAAGGGCCACGcagggaacccctgtgacccTACAGACGAGGGCATCTTCATCTCCAAG GTGTCCCCGGGCATCATCGCCAATCCCTTTGCAGCGGGCATGGGCCGCCGGAACAGCCTGGAAAGCATCTCCTCCATCGACCGGGAGCTGAGCCCCGAGGGCCCCGGCAAG GAGAAGGAGCTGCCTGGACAGATGCCACCTTgggggccagaggctggg GGTCGGAGCCCAGAGAGCCTAAAGCTGGACTGCCGCGCCGTGGCCGCCACACCCAGCACTAGCAGTGTGCAGAGG GTAACTTCTGGGGCAACTGGAGGGAAGATGACCGAGGCTCCCTGTTCCCCTGGCCACCAGCAA ACAAAACCTGGGGTGATCCAGCCAGTGGCTCAGGCCTGGCCAAGGGGCTCCCCGGCCCCCAGGGGCAGAGGTGATCCCCAACCC tccccctccccgccctccccggaCGAGCTGCCCGCCAGCGTGAAGCAGGCCTACAGGACTTTCGCTGCCGTGCCCGGCCTGCACCCGCCCCAGGACGCCCCTGCCCAG CTCCCCACGCCTGGGCCCTCGGCCTCCCCGGAGCAGCTGTCCTTCCGGGAGCGGCAGAAGTACTTTGAGCTGGAGGTGCGGGTGCCCCAGGTCGAGGGACCCCCTAAGCGTGTGTCACTGGTGGGTGCCGACGACCTGCGGAaaatgcaggaggaggaag ctcgaAAGCTGCAGCAGAAAAGGGCGCAGATGCTGCGCGAGGTGGTGGCAGCGGCAGACGCAGGGCTTGCCCCGGACGGTGAGGCCCCCGACGACGAGGAGCCCGAGGAGGAGCCGTCCTGGGCTGGCCAGGGCCCTGCCGCAGG GCTCGGCCCCTCGTCCCCTCCGCTGCAGGGAGGCTGCGCCCCGGTGCGGACAGCCAAAGCCGAGCGGCGCCACCAGGAGCGGCTGCGCGTGCAGAGCCCCGAGCTGCCCGTCCCAGAGCGGGCCCTGTCCCCCGCCGAGCGCCGCgccctggaggcagagaagcGTGCACTGTGGAGGGCAGCCAG GATGAAGTCCTTGGAGCAGGATGCCCTCCGCGCACAGATGGTCCTCAGCAAGTCCCAGGAGGGCCGCAGCAAGCGTGGGCCCCTGGAGCGCCTGGCCGAGGCCCCCTCGCCTGCACCCACCCCTTCACCCACCCCCTTGGAAG ACCTCAGTCCCCAGACCGGCACCTCTCCAGGACGCTTG GCCTTGTCTGGGAGGAAGTTTGACTACAGGGCGTTTGCAGCCCTGCCTTCTTCCAGGCCTGTCTATGACATGCAG TCCCCAGACTTTGCCGAGGAGCTGAGATCCTTGGAACCATCTCCGAGCCCTG GTCTgctggaggaggatggagaggtggCCATGGTGCTTCTGGGCAGGCCCTCTCCAGGAGCCATTGGtcctgaggaggtgacactgtGCAGCAGCCGCCGCGCAATTCGACCAGGGCGCCGGGGCCTGGGTCCGGTGCCTTCCTAG
- the SCRIB gene encoding protein scribble homolog isoform X12 has translation MLKCIPLWRCNRHVESVDKRHCSLQAVPEEIYRYSRSLEELLLDANQLRELPKPFFRLLNLRKLGLSDNEIQRLPPEVANFMQLVELDVSRNDIPEIPESIKFCKALEIADFSGNPLSRLPEGFTQLRSLAHLALNDVSLQALPGDVGNLANLVTLELRENLLKSLPASLSFLVKLEQLDLGGNDLEVLPDTLGALPNLRELWLDRNQLSALPPELGNLRRLVCLDVSENRLEALPAELGGLVLLTDLLLSQNLLQRLPDGIGQLKQLSILKVDQNRLCEVTEAIGDCENLSELILTENLLTALPHSLGKLTKLTNLNVDRNRLEVLPPEIGGCVALSVLSLRDNRLAVLPPELARTAELHVLDVAGNRLQSLPFALTHLNLKALWLAENQAQPMLRFQTEDDAQTGEKVLTCYLLPQQPPPSLEDPGQRSSPSESWSDAPLSRVSVIQFLEAPAGDEDAEEAATEKRGLQRRATPHPSELKVMKRGVERRNEAASCSPDPGPPSPSPPPSEEEKRLSAESGLSVESHLSASTASQGEPEGLLAEVEGLSQQESLPAAQEEVTEETYEEPTVRFAEDTLLLPPEDGESEEGQLEAPWPLPGGRQRLIRKDTPHYKKHFKVSKLPQPEAVAALLQGTRPGCEGPGVPGGWHNGPHTPWAPRAEEEDDDEEDEAAEEEAATAAEEEEEEKEEEAVASAPSVKGVSFDQANNLLIEPARIEEEELTLTIVRQTGGLGISIAGGRGSTPYKGDDEGIFISRVSEEGPAARAGVRVGDKLLEVNGVALQDAEHQQAVEALRGAGTTVHMRLWRERMVEPENAVTITPLRPEDDYSPRERWGGGLRLPLPQPQPPRPLRQRHVACLVRSEKGLGFSIAGGKGSTPYRAGDGGIFISRIAEGGAAHRAGTLQVGDRVLSINGVDVTEARHDHAVSLLTAASPTIALLLEREAGGPLPPSPPPHSPLPPTAAATPGVAATPGEPGPLRLAPTLLAAALEGPYPVEEVCLPRAGGPLGLSIVGGSDHSSHPFGVQEPGVFISKVLPRGLAARSGLRVGDRILAVNGQDVREATHQEAVSALLRPCLELVLLVRRDPPPPGMRELCIQKAPGEKLGISIRGGAKGHAGNPCDPTDEGIFISKVSPAGAAGRDGRLRVGLRLLEVNQQSLLGLTHGEAVQLLRSVGDSLTVLVCDGFDTSTAAPPEVSPGIIANPFAAGMGRRNSLESISSIDRELSPEGPGKEKELPGQMPPWGPEAGGRSPESLKLDCRAVAATPSTSSVQRVTSGATGGKMTEAPCSPGHQQTKPGVIQPVAQAWPRGSPAPRGRGDPQPSPSPPSPDELPASVKQAYRTFAAVPGLHPPQDAPAQLPTPGPSASPEQLSFRERQKYFELEVRVPQVEGPPKRVSLVGADDLRKMQEEEARKLQQKRAQMLREVVAAADAGLAPDGSAPRPLRCREAAPRCGQPKPSGATRSGCACRAPSCPSQSGPCPPPSAAPWRQRSVHCGGQPG, from the exons ATGCTCAAGTGCATCCCGCTGTGGCGCTGCAACCGGCACGTGGAGTCGGTGGACAAGCGGCACTGCTCGCTGCAGGCCGTGCCCGAGGAGATCTATCGCTACAGCCGCAGCCTGGAGGAGCTACTCCTCGACGCCAACCAGCTGCGCGAGCTGCCCAAG ccCTTCTTTCGGTTGCTAAACCTGAGGAAGCTGGGTCTGAGTGACAACGAGATCCAGCGCCTGCCCCCAGAGGTGGCCAACTTCATGCAGCTGGTGGAGCTGGATGTGTCCCGGAATG ACATCCCTGAGATCCCTGAGAGCATTAAGTTCTGCAAAGCCCTGGAGATTGCAGACTTCAGTGGGAACCCCTTGTCCAG GCTCCCTGAAGGCTTCACTCAGCTCCGAAGCCTGGCTCATCTGGCCCTGAACGATGTATCCCTGCAGGCGCTGCCTGGAGACGTGGGCAA CCTTGCCAACCTGGTGACCCTGGAGCTCCGGGAGAACTTGCTCAAGTCCTTGCCTGC GTCCCTGTCTTTCCTGGTCAAGCTGGAACAGCTGGATCTGGGAGGCAACGATCTGGAAGTGCTG CCTGACACTTTGGGGGCCCTGCCCAACCTGCGTGAGCTGTGGCTGGACCGGAACCAGCTGTCGGCACTGCCTCCG GAGCTCGGGAACCTGCGGCGCCTGGTGTGCCTGGATGTGTCGGAGAACCGGCTGGAGGCACTGCCTGCAGAGCTCGGCGGGCTGGTGCTGCTCACTGACCTGCTGCTTTCACAGAACTTGCTGCAGCGGCTTCCTGACGGCATCG GTCAGCTGAAGCAGCTGTCCATCCTGAAGGTGGACCAGAACCGTCTGTGCGAGGTGACCGAGGCCATCGGGGACTGTGAGAACCTGTCTGAGCTGATCCTCACGGAGAACCTGCTGACG GCTCTGCCCCACTCCTTGGGGAAGCTGACCAAGCTGACCAACCTCAACGTGGACCGGAACCGCCTGGAGGTGCTGCCCCCTGAGATTGGAGGCTGTGTGGCACTCAGTGTCCTCTCCCTGAGGGACAACCGGCTGGCTGTCCTGCCGCCCGAGCTCGCCCGCACGGCCGAGCTGCACGTGCTGGACGTGGCCGGGAACCG GCTGCAGAGTCTGCCGTTCGCGCTCACGCACCTCAACCTGAAGGCCCTGTGGCTGGCTGAGAATCAGGCGCAGCCCATGCTCCGCTTCCAGACTGAGGATGATGCCCAGACGGGCGAGAAGGTGCTCACCTGCTATCTGCTGCCCCAGCAGCCCCCGCCCAGCCTTG AGGACCCGGGGCAGCGGAGCAGCCCTTCAGAGAGCTGGAGTGATGCCCCGCTCAGCCGCGTCAGTGTCATCCAGTTCCTGGAAGCTCCTGCAGGCGACGAGGATGCCGAGGAAGCCGCCACAGAGAAACGG GGGCTGCAGCGTCGGGCTACGCCTCACCCCAGTGAGCTCAAGGTGATGAAGAGGGGTGTGGAGCGTCGGAACGAAGCCGCCTCCTGCAGTCCTGACCCCGGGCCGCCCTCGCCCTCACCCCCGCCCTCAGAGGAG GAGAAGAGGCTGAGCGCCGAGTCTGGCCTGAGTGTGGAGTCGCACCTGTCTGCCAGCACAGCCTCCCAGGGTGAGCCTGAGGGCCTTCTGGCCGAGGTGGAGGGGCTGAGCCAGCAGGAGTCTCTGCCAGCCGCCCAGGAGGAGGTCACAGAGGAGACCTACGAGGAG CCCACAGTGCGCTTTGCAGAAGACACGCTGCTGCTGCCCCCGGAGGATGGTGAGAGTgaggaggggcagctggaggCCCCCTGGCCCCTGCCGGGCGGGAGACAGCGGCTCATCCGGAAGGACACGCCCCACTACAAGAAGCACTTCAAGGTCTCGAAGCTGCCCCAGCCTGAGGCAGTTGCGGCCCTGCTGCAGGGGACACGGCCCGGCTGTGAGGGCCCGGGAGTGCCTGGGGGCTGGCACAACGGGCCACACACGCCCTGGGCCCCTCGCGCAGAGGAGGAGGATGACGACGAGGAAGATGAAGCTGCGGAGGAAGAGGCAGCGACAGCAgccgaggaggaggaagaggagaaggaggaggaggccgtGGCCTCTGCACCCTCTGTCAAG GGGGTGTCGTTTGACCAGGCCAATAACCTGCTGATAGAGCCCGCTCGCATTGAGGAGGAAGAG CTGACCCTCACCATTGTGCGGCAGACAGGGGGCTTGGGTATCAGCATCGCAGGCGGCAGGGGCTCCACCCCCTACAAGGGAGACGACGAG GGTATATTCATCTCTCGGGTGTCTGAGGAGGGCCCTGCGGCGCGGGCTGGGGTCCGAGTAGGCGACAAGCTCCTCGAG GTGAATGGCGTGGCCTTGCAGGACGCTGAGCACCAGCAGGCCGTGGAGGCTCTGCGTGGGGCAGGTACCACTGTGCACATGCGGCTGTGGCGGGAGCGCATGGTGGAGCCTGAGAACGCGGTTACCATCACGCCTCTGCGGCCTGAGGATGACTACAGCCCCCGGGAGCGGTGGGGAGGCGGCCTgcgcctgcccctgccccagccccagccccccaggccccTCCGCCAGCGCCACGTGGCCTGCCTGGTGCGCAGCGAGAAGGGCTTGGGCTTCAGCATCGCTGGAGGGAAAGGCTCCACACCCTACCGTGCCGGCGACGGG GGCATCTTCATCTCACGAATTGCTGAGGGGGGCGCCGCCCACCGAGCGGGCACCCTGCAAGTTGGCGACCGCGTCCTTTCT ATCAACGGGGTGGACGTGACGGAGGCCAGGCACGACCACGCCGTCTCCCTGCTGACTGCCGCCTCCCCCACCATCGCTCTGCTGCTGGAACGGGAGGCCggggggcccctccctcccagccccccgcCACattcccccctgccccccactgccGCTGCCACTCCTGGGGTCGCTGCCACCCCTGGGGAGCCTGGGCCTCTGAGGCTGGCCCCTACTCTGTTGGCTGCTGCCCTGGAGGGGCCGTACCCAGTGGAG GAGGTCTGTCTCCCGAGAGCCGGGGGCCCCCTGGGGCTCAGCATCGTCGGGGGCTCTGACCACTCCAGCCACCCATTTGGCGTCCAGGAGCCTGGTGTGTTCATCTCCAAG GTGCTCCCGCGGGGCCTGGCTGCACGCAGTGGCCTGCGGGTCGGGGACCGCATCCTGGCAGTGAACGGGCAGGATGTGCGGGAGGCCACACACCAGGAAGCTGTCAGTGCCCTGCTCCGGCCCTGTCTGGAGCTGGTCCTGCTTGTGCGGAGGGACCCGCCCCCCCCGGGCATGCGGGAGCTCTGTATCCAGAAGGCCCCTGGGGAGAAACTGGGCATCAGCATCCGTGGGGGCGCCAAGGGCCACGcagggaacccctgtgacccTACAGACGAGGGCATCTTCATCTCCAAG GTGAGCCCCGCGGGAGCGGCCGGGCGTGACGGCCGCCTGCGGGTGGGGCTGCGGCTGCTGGAGGTGAACCAGCAGAGCCTGCTGGGCCTGACTCACGGCGAGGCCGTGCAGCTGCTGCGCAGCGTGGGCGACAGCCTGACCGTGCTCGTCTGTGACGGCTTTGACACCAGCACCGCCGCCCCTCCCGAG GTGTCCCCGGGCATCATCGCCAATCCCTTTGCAGCGGGCATGGGCCGCCGGAACAGCCTGGAAAGCATCTCCTCCATCGACCGGGAGCTGAGCCCCGAGGGCCCCGGCAAG GAGAAGGAGCTGCCTGGACAGATGCCACCTTgggggccagaggctggg GGTCGGAGCCCAGAGAGCCTAAAGCTGGACTGCCGCGCCGTGGCCGCCACACCCAGCACTAGCAGTGTGCAGAGG GTAACTTCTGGGGCAACTGGAGGGAAGATGACCGAGGCTCCCTGTTCCCCTGGCCACCAGCAA ACAAAACCTGGGGTGATCCAGCCAGTGGCTCAGGCCTGGCCAAGGGGCTCCCCGGCCCCCAGGGGCAGAGGTGATCCCCAACCC tccccctccccgccctccccggaCGAGCTGCCCGCCAGCGTGAAGCAGGCCTACAGGACTTTCGCTGCCGTGCCCGGCCTGCACCCGCCCCAGGACGCCCCTGCCCAG CTCCCCACGCCTGGGCCCTCGGCCTCCCCGGAGCAGCTGTCCTTCCGGGAGCGGCAGAAGTACTTTGAGCTGGAGGTGCGGGTGCCCCAGGTCGAGGGACCCCCTAAGCGTGTGTCACTGGTGGGTGCCGACGACCTGCGGAaaatgcaggaggaggaag ctcgaAAGCTGCAGCAGAAAAGGGCGCAGATGCTGCGCGAGGTGGTGGCAGCGGCAGACGCAGGGCTTGCCCCGGACG GCTCGGCCCCTCGTCCCCTCCGCTGCAGGGAGGCTGCGCCCCGGTGCGGACAGCCAAAGCCGAGCGGCGCCACCAGGAGCGGCTGCGCGTGCAGAGCCCCGAGCTGCCCGTCCCAGAGCGGGCCCTGTCCCCCGCCGAGCGCCGCgccctggaggcagagaagcGTGCACTGTGGAGGGCAGCCAG GATGA